Proteins from one Anopheles nili chromosome 2, idAnoNiliSN_F5_01, whole genome shotgun sequence genomic window:
- the LOC128732268 gene encoding uncharacterized protein LOC128732268, which produces MHQLSTICFTLVIVSVLVQSTNGKRGCASFGHACYGGHGKRSGASGPPLYSEGIDPSMVSLEALPIPYSKQAMDKSKPMDFAQEGVRLNDPYGVEAPAQIHRTDSRPADLKYAIYAMLRQLMEESAANRLEQSNQQQHQSLFPPRVLSGTGDIERK; this is translated from the exons ATGCATCAATTATCGACAATTTGTTTCACCCTGGTCATCGTATCGGTGCTGGTGCAGAGTACAAACGGGAAAC GAGGATGTGCTTCGTTCGGGCATGCATGCTATGGTGGCCATGGTAAAAGATCAGGTGCATCTGGACCTCCGCTATATTCGGAAGGCATTGATCCTTCAATGGTTTCTTTAGAAGCACTTCCGATCCCGTACTCAAAACAAGCTATGGACAAATCGAAACCAATGGACTTTGCGCAAGAAGGAGTGCGTTTGAACGATCCTTATGGCGTGGAAGCACCTGCTCAAATTCATCGTACGGATAGTCGCCCAGCGGACCTTAAATACGCCATCTATGCAATGCTAAGACAACTG ATGGAAGAATCAGCCGCAAACCGACTGGAGCAATCaaaccaacaacagcatcagTCGCTGTTCCCCCCTAGGGTCCTTTCTGGCACGGGAGACATTGAGCGAaagtaa
- the LOC128730464 gene encoding uncharacterized protein LOC128730464 has product MKSRVNHTDSTSIKSISSEDVSTQQHYHGNMCCSAEAKNPAFKRGRQLQQMQMIILPFIPILALIVQTSYEMIEIVSYRMEVTEIENQVTMATDLGKVVTRLQQERSDVAFYIYTNGITLRRNLNDTFLETDLALDNMSSWPDISIRTVQPNNGEVTWLNMSEFRETLQEFRANISSEDSTVPQILRWYTTANAALLEHLTNQIKDANKSGVWRFLLSFKNLLRSIESLDISSVYGINYYGRGYLSPDSYIKYVQHDILGRDLLNGSLHFVPSLKVIYKNITLTMRSYGNITQWSKTIQKNLRRKGNVGDARSYYESMAYYIDELRKLQRALRSIIRNEVQKVLQSADNMETFGIAILVVVLIVSPIIIILVRNAAATIQLYAINLAHKAKELKREKRKSDSLLFQMLPPTVATQLKQAQTVPAEYYSAVTIFFSDIVGFTEIAAECTPLEVVSFLNAIYRMFDERIECYDVYKIETIGDSYMVASGLPVKNGGNKHVAEIATMALDLLDASGYFSIPHKANEPVQIRCGIHTGPVVAGIVGTKMPRYCLFGDTVNTASRMESTGEALKIHISAEMNEALVKVGGFKTEHRGLIDVKGKGLMDTYWLTCKEGATPNNSHDEVAWFADMKPVYLKIV; this is encoded by the exons ATGAAATCTCGCGTCAACCATACCGACAGTACGTCGATCAAATCGATCAGCTCTGAGGATGTCAGCACTCAGCAGCACTACCACGGCAACATGTGCTGCAGCGCAGAGGCGAAAAATCCCGCCTTCAAACGTGGCCGCCAGCTGCAGCAGATGCAGATGATCATACTTCCCTTCATTCCCATATTGGCGTTGATTGTTCAGACTTCGTACGAGATGATCGAGATTGTAAGCTACCGCATGGAAGTGACGGAGATCGAAAACCAAGTCACAATGGCAACGGACCTGGGAAAAGTGGTCACGCGTCTGCAACAGGAGCGCTCCGATGTAGCTTTCTACATTTACACGAATGGCATCACTCTTAGGAGAAATTTGAACGACACGTTTCTGGAGACCGATCTTGCTTTAGACAACATGTCCTCTTGGCCGGACATTTCTATACGCACCGTTCAGCCCAACAATGGCGAAGTAACGTGGCTCAACATGAGCGAGTTTCGCGAAACGCTGCAAGAATTTCGAGCAAACATCAGTTCCGAGGATAGCACCGTACCGCAGATATTGCGCTGGTACACAACAGCTAACGCGGCCTTGCTCGAACATCTCACCAACCAAATTAAAGATGCAAATAAGAGTGGTGTATGGCGGTTTCTGCTCAGTTTCAAGAACTTGCTACGAAGTATCGAAAGCCTTGACATATCGTCCGTGTACGGCATTAATTACTATGGACGCGGCTATCTGTCACCCGACTCATACATCAAGTACGTTCAGCATGACATTCTTGGCCGGGACCTGTTGAATGGCTCATTGCACTTCGTGCCGTCGCTGAAGGTAATCTATAAAAACATTACACTCACAATGCGTAGCTATGGCAACATCACGCAGTGGAGTAAAACTATCCAGAAAAATCTGCGTCGTAAGGGAAATGTAGGAGATGCGCGCTCCTACTACGAATCCATGGCCTACTACATCGACGAGCTCAGAAAGCTTCAGAGAGCGCTCCGTTCGATTATTCG GAATGAAGTACAAAAAGTGCTTCAATCGGCGGACAACATGGAAACGTTCGGCATAGCCATCTTGGTGGTTGTTCTGATCGTGTCCCCAATCATCATTATACTGGTTCGGAATGCGGCTGCCACCATCCAACTGTACGCCATTAATTTGGCTCACAAGGCAAAGGAATTGAAACGCGAGAAACGCAAATCCGACTCTCTGCTGTTCCAGATGCTGCCACCGACGGTGGCCACTCAGCTAAAGCAAGCCCAAACGGTCCCTGCGGAGTACTACTCGGCAGTGACGATATTTTTCAGCGACATCGTCGGCTTTACCGAAATTGCTGCGGAATGCACACCACTCGAG GTGGTCTCGTTCCTGAATGCCATCTATCGGATGTTCGATGAGCGTATCGAGTGCTACGATGTATACAAAATTGAAACGATCGGCGACTCATACATGGTGGCGTCCGGATTGCCAGTTAAAAACGGTG GCAACAAACACGTTGCGGAAATTGCAACTATGGCCCTAGATCTGTTGGATGCCTCCGGCTATTTTAGCATCCCACACAA AGCTAATGAACCCGTGCAAATACGTTGTGGCATACATACTGGGCCAGTCGTCGCCGGCATCGTTGGTACAAAAATGCCGAGATACTGTCTGTTCGGTGATACGGTGAACACTGCCTCCCGAATGGAATCAACTGGTGAGG CACTAAAGATTCACATTTCCGCTGAAATGAACGAAGCCCTGGTCAAAGTGGGAGGATTCAAAACAGAACACCGAGGATTGATCGATGTGAAG GGTAAAGGATTGATGGACACCTACTGGTTGACGTGCAAGGAAGGCGCAACCCCCAACAATAGTCACGATGAGGTGGCGTGGTTTGCCGACATGAAGCCGGTgtatttaaaaatagtttaa
- the LOC128724409 gene encoding uncharacterized protein LOC128724409, translating into MLERTQVTVHPPPDDPVPPERPILGVYPTGTEIPTPNAPKCPYELDRLAVGTRGVPGELSRVRDLSLKSSPSIATSTSRQSTSCSDVALDKEVTMYGCFKFNPSSRNARRLFMTHMLIVLLIPIASVVIQNMILLQQHVKSYRTTVMGDEEMALTINITRLLNVIQNERMSLVYYMMTGKNQTQVQLAIANTNDALTHLGEEVSYLLPSGAINETLLSEMSKARDVMLGIHRPENETFIGLAYFEPYNALNRYIINQIVRSTGKSISSTVWRQFVVYKNLIEAIESINIAAILVLQFISNGYLVLSDYAQFVRRDSGAFDYLASAQNFMTSLNIMSKAEFKVMQQWRSQVLINMSTEYRADAMLEYYYSVTTILRNLQMVQDQIQTDVKRTIHSEIRSARHHQSISIGLVVLIFVIGPILFFMIRVATNTIQNYSTKLMARTMELRMEKGKSDRLLYQMLPPAVVKQLKQQRQVPAETFDAVTIFFSDIVGFTDISANSSAMEVVTMLNTLYRLFDSIILKYDVYKVETIGDAYMVVSGLPQRNGNRHAGEIAMMSLDLVCGISGFTIPHMKNRTLEIRVGINTGPCVAGVVGTTMPRYCLFGDTINTASRMESTGEPMKIHISESTKEVLDKLGGFKIKLRGTVDVKGKGTMETFWLMGHTLYENLSPDMLIPMYKQNVVTEPDFLQIV; encoded by the exons ATGCTGGAGCGGACGCAGGTGACCGTGCATCCACCACCGGACGACCCTGTTCCGCCGGAGAGGCCAATCCTTGGCGTTTACCCAACGGGCACCGAAATACCGACGCCGAATGCACCGAAATGTCCGTACGAGCTGGATCGGCTGGCCGTGGGCACCAGGGGCGTTCCCGGCGAGCTGTCCAGGGTGAGGGACCTATCGCTAAAGTCATCCCCCTCGATTGCGACCTCCACGTCGAGACAATCGACGTCCTGCTCGGATGTGGCCCTCGACAAGGAGGTAACAATGTACGGGTGTTTCAAATTCAATCCCAGTTCAAG AAATGCCCGGCGCTTATTCATGACGCACATGCTGATAGTACTGCTCATTCCAATTGCATCGGTCGTAATACAAAACATGATACTACTCCAGCAACACGTGAAATCTTACCGCACTACAGTGATGGGTGATGAAGAA ATGGCGCTAACGATTAACATAACGCGCCTGTTGAATGTGATTCAAAATGAGCGGATGAGTCTTGTGTACTACATGATGACgggcaaaaatcaaacgcaggTCCAGCTAGCTATCGCCAACACGAACGACGCCCTGACGCACCTTGGGGAGGAAGTGAGCTATCTGCTTCCGTCGGGTGCGATCAACGAGACGCTTTTATCCGAAATGAG caaAGCAAGGGATGTGATGCTTGG aaTTCACCGccccgaaaacgaaacattcaTCGGGCTGGCTTACTTCGAGCCGTACAACGCGCTCAACCGGTACATTATCAATCAGATTGTGCGCAGCACCGGTAAGTCGATCAGCTCGACCGTTTGGCGCCAGTTCGTGGTGTATAAAAACCTGATCGAGGCGATTGAAAGCATAAACATTGCCGCGATCCTGGTGCTGCAGTTCATTAGCAACGGCTACCTCGTGCTGTCCGATTACGCGCAGTTCGTACGCCGAGATTCCGGTGCTTTCGATTATCTAGCTTCGGCGCAGAACTTTATGACGTCGCTCAACATAATGTCCAAGGCGGAGTTCAAGGTGATGCAGCAATGGCGCAGCCAGGTGCTCATCAACATGTCCACCGAGTACCGCGCGGATGCGATGCTGGAATACTACTACTCGGTCACCACCATCCTGCGGAACTTGCAAATGGTGCAGGATCAGATTCAAACCGACGTGAAGCGAACGATCCACAGCGAGATCCGCAGTGCCAGGCATCACCAGTCGATCTCGATCGGACTGGTCGTGCTGATCTTCGTCATCGGTCCGATCCTGTTCTTCATGATACGAGTAGCCACCAACACGATACAGAACTACTCGACGAAGCTGATGGCACGCACGATGGAGCTAAGGATGGAAAAGGGCAAGTCCGATCGTCTGCTGTACCAGATGCTCCCGCCAGCCGTGGTGAAGCAGCTGAAGCAACAGCGCCAGGTACCGGCGGAAACGTTCGACGCGGTGACAATTTTCTTCAGCGACATCGTCGGTTTCACTGACATCTCGGCCAACAGCAGTGCGATGGAGGTGGTCACCATGCTCAACACGCTGTATCGCTTGTTCGACTCGATCATCCTCAAGTACGACGTGTACAAGGTGGAAACGATTGGTGACGCTTACATGGTGGTATCCGGTTTACCCCAGCGCAACGGAAACCGGCATGCCGGGGAGATTGCCATGATGTCGCTGGACTTGGTGTGTGGAATTTCGGGGTTCACGATACCGCACATGAAAAACCGAACTCTAGAGATTCGTGTCGGCATCAATACTGGACCGTGCGTGGCTGGTGTCGTTGGTACTACGATGCCGAGGTACTGCCTGTTTGGGGACACCATCAATACGGCCTCACGGATGGAATCGACCGGAGAAC CTATGAAGATACATATCTCGGAGAGTACCAAGGAAGTGCTGGACAAACTGGGAGGCTTCAAAATTAAGCTGCGCGGCACTGTGGATGTGAAGGGCAAAGGAACGATGGAAACATTCTGGCTGATGGGGCACACGCTGTACGAAAACCTCTCACCAGACATGCTGATACCGATGTACAAACAAAACGTCGTTACGGAGCCGGATTTCCTGCAAATCGTTTAA
- the LOC128730394 gene encoding protein Peter pan, with protein sequence MKRKIRKPQHNRSRPKLEAPVEEEPTAIKNAPHTFVIRRGERCSSVARLSRDFRRMMEPFTAAHLRERRFNKVKDFVHLSGFFHVSHMCMFSVAPQSLSLKVIRMPKGPTLTFKVHQYTLAKDVISNTRKQFVDDECFKTAPLVILNSFSGEGKHLKLMASTFQNMFPPINLSTVKLSSLKRCVLISYNPVSKLIDLRHYSITAVPVNLNRGVKKLVTRNIPNLGRFQDIADFVEKGHLLSESEVDDEDAHVVLAQNLKFGNLAENQSSLRLHEIGPRITMRLMKIEDDLMTGEVLYHDYIEKNPIEVEAIRKKRAQLRRLKEQRKHKQEENLKKKEKEKQDHRTKTSVQGKSSQITEQDKLLLKDAEEAVGDLSDEDDREYYRDAIGDNPEEELFESAGSANRKRPFIPKGSNYSLKPKKPRMDKRKQYEEDDRLAKQDSKRRNQDAADRKGKGKFKTKGTKDDFRGKSKFNGSNKVGKRNGSKPGKKSGGKKTAKRR encoded by the exons atgaaacgcaaaatCCGTAAACCACAACATAATCGAAGCCGTCCCAAGTTGGAGGCGCCTGTCGAAGAAGAACCAACGGCAATCAAAAATGCACCTCACACATTTGTTATTCGCCGTGGAGAACGCTGCTCGTCGGTTGCCAGGCTGTCTCGCGATTTCCGTCGTATGATGGAACCTTTCACCGCAGCGCATCTTCGCGAGCGACGATTCAACAAGGTTAAGGATTTCGTCCATCTGTCGGGATTCTTCCACGTTTCCCATATGTGTATGTTTTCCGTTGCTCCGCAAAGTCTGTCGCTAAAGGTGATCCGAATGCCCAAGGGACCGACTCTTACCTTTAAAGTTCATCAGTACAcgctggcgaaggatgtgattAGTAATACGCGCAAGCAGTTTGTGGACGACGAATGTTTCAAGACAGCGCCCTTGGTTATCCTGAACAGTTTTAGCGGCGAAGGCAAACATTTAAAGCTTATGGCCAGTACGTTTCAGAACATGTTTCCACCGATCAATCTATCGACGGTGAAGCTTTCTTCATTGAAGCGATGTGTGCTTATATCGTACAATCCGGTTAGCAAACTGATCGACTTACGCCACTATTCGATCACAGCAGTACCGGTAAATTTAAACCGTGGTGTGAAAAAGCTTGTGACCAGAAATATTCCCAACCTGGGACGCTTCCAGGATATAGCAGATTTTGTCGAAAA AGGCCATCTGCTCTCCGAATCCGAGGTGGATGATGAAGATGCACACGTTGTGCTGGCGCAAAATTTGAAATTCGGCAATCTGGCCGAAAATCAATCATCGTTACGCCTTCACGAGATTGGTCCTAGGATTACGATGCGGTTGATGAAGATAGAGGACGATCTCATGACCGGGGAGGTGCTCTACCACGACTACATTGAAAAGAACCCCATCGAGGTGGAAGCCATCCGCAAAAAGCGGGCCCAGTTGCGAAGACTCAAAGAGCAGCGTAAACACAAGCAggaagaaaatttgaaaaagaaagaaaaggaaaagcaggaCCACCGCACAAAGACATCGGTGCAGGGAAAGAGCAGCCAAATCACAGAGCAAGATAAATTACTTTTGAAAGATGCGGAGGAAGCCGTGGGAGATCTTTCGGATGAAGATGATCGCGAGTATTATCGCGATGCGATCGGTGACAATCCGGAGGAAGAACTGTTTGAGTCTGCCGGTAGCGCCAATCGGAAGCGCCCATTTATTCCTAAAGGTTCAAACTATTCtttgaaaccgaaaaaaccTCGCATGGACAAACGCAAGCAATACGAGGAAGATGATCGGTTAGCGAAGCAGGATAGCAAGCGACGTAATCAGGATGCAGCGGATAGAAAAGGCAAAGGAAAGTTTAAAACTAAAGGGACGAAAGATGATTTTCGGGGAAAATCTAAATTCAATGGTAGTAACAAAGTGGGCAAGCGAAATGGCAGCAAACCGGGAAAGAAGTCAGGTGGCAAAAAGACCGCTAAGCGtaggtaa
- the LOC128730392 gene encoding WD repeat-containing protein 36, protein MSSSHLFQPNRALGYVSNHIPPNVRYIDQRRENIVITCVGRSFHVYGCNSFRLIRTGRIHPASITALAADGFLTYVAAGNVIYGWRSSVELRKSYIGHEKPVHLLLPFANHLISVDETSLLKIWEVTTKELYLEIPFSNEDFQITAIVHPASYKNKILLGSAQGGVQLWNLKSCKLVHKFKSHDSKITHLEQAPAIDVIAIGQHSGKITLINLKYDETILEVNQDWGPVTGISFRTDGHSIMASASSNGQVVFWDLDEKAIVSTLMAHDDSVTGLHFLPNDPLLITSSPDNSLKMWIFDLSDGGARLLRFREGHAAPPICIRYHGASGRNIVSSGEDSTLRIFNTVNETLNCSMGKASYNRKASKKQKKKSEDPFRMPPINYFTTETTRDKEWDSIAALHPGLVQVTTWSYDKRRMGTLHLVPEIFQNKQQNKDFSVTATCLSLSHCGNFVTIGYSSGNVERFNIQSGIHRASYGAPSAHKQSVRGLSSDNLNQLIVSGAADGLLKFWPFKQPNGIVIKTPLDKVDLGEPITLLRTHRESAIICAALDDFTAVLVDLDTRVVVRRFEGHSGTIIDACFSPDSRWLVTTAQDCTVKIWDIPSSYLIDHFRVSHMCTSLAMSPTGDFLATTHVDYRGINLWANKSLFSHVTLRALPTDSEAPLLDLPTAVCDASQYSFDEASGKMQVDELEDAFEAINLEYTSPPQLSSELITMSTVAASRWQNLLNLDIIKKRNRPRQALKKPKSAPFFLPTVAGLDFEFDLQAKSNGAGDSTNAANAATSRIIETKNVDHLTPFGKLLNAANNTGEYGTAVDYLMKLGPTMIDYEVRNLTPFNSGTGSLSVMGAFMHMILHMFEAKTEFELAQSYLSLFLKLHGRTIVENEQLRVLLPKVCKAQMSSWSVLENKLLYGLGVVSNLRNYST, encoded by the exons ATGAGTAGCAGTCATTTATTTCAACCCAATCGTGCGCTTGGCTACGTTAGCAATCACATCCCACCTAACGTGCGTTACATAGATCAGCGGCGTGAAAATATTGTTATAACATGCGTTGGTCGCTCGTTTCACGTGTATGGATGCAACAGCTTCCGACTTATCCGTACCGGTCGCATTCATCCGGCAAGTATTACTGCGTTAGCAGCTGACGGATTTCTCACCTATGTTGCTGCAGGCAATGTTATTTATGGATGGCGGTCTAGCGTAGAACTTCGGAAATCTTACATCGGGCATGAAAAACCCGTGCACTTGCTGCTGCCATTTGCAAACCATCTTATTTCGGTGGATGAAACTAGCTTGCTGAAAATATGGGAAGTCACCACGAAAGAGCTTTACCTGGAGATACCTTTTTCAAATGAAGACTTTCAAATAACTGCCATTGTGCATCCAGCGTcctataaaaataaaatactgcTTGGCAGCGCGCAAGGCGGAGTGCAGCTGTGGAATCTAAAGTCCTGTAAATTGGTTCATAAATTTAAAAGTCACGACAGCAAAATTACGCATCTTGAGCAAGCTCCTGCTATTGATGTGATCGCTATTGGGCAGCACAGTGGAAAGATTACGTTAATCAATCTCAAGTACGATGAAACCATACTGGAAGTTAACCAGGACTGGGGACCAGTCACAGGAATAAGCTTCCGCACCGATGGTCACTCGATCATGGCTAGTGCTAGCTCTAACGGACAGGTCGTGTTTTGGGATCTAGATGAGAAGGCTATCGTATCCACGCTTATGGCACATGACGACTCCGTTACTGGATTACATTTCCTGCCAAACGATCCGCTGTTGATTACCTCTTCCCCTGACAACTCGTTGAAAATGTGGATTTTTGATCTATCCGATGGCGGGGCACGTTTACTACGTTTCCGGGAAGGACACGCAGCACCCCCGATATGCATTCGTTATCACGGCGCTTCCGGGAGAAACATCGTTTCGTCAGGAGAAGACTCTACACTGAGAATATTCAACACTGTAAACGAAACGCTGAATTGTAGTATGGGCAAGGCTAGCTATAACCGAAAAGCGtctaaaaagcaaaaaa AAAAATCTGAAGACCCGTTTCGTATGCCGCCCATTAATTACTTCACTACTGAAACAACGCGTGACAAGGAATGGGACAGTATCGCTGCACTCCATCCAGGATTAGTGCAAGTAACAACGTGGTCATACGATAAGCGACGCATGGGCACGCTTCATCTTGTGCCGGAGATTTTTCAAAACAAGCAACAGAACAAGGATTTCAGCGTCACGGCAACCTGCTTGAGTTTGAGTCATTGTGGTAACTTTGTCACCATCGGATATTCCAGCGGCAATGTGGAGCGCTTTAACATTCAAAGTGGTATACATCGGGCGAGCTATGGAGCTCCGTCCGCACATAAGCAGAGTGTACGCGGTCTGTCTAGCGATAACTTGAATCAACTGATCGTGTCTGGTGCAGCTGATGGATTGTTGAAATTTTGGCCATTCAAACAACCAAACGGCATCGTAATCAAAACCCCGTTGGATAAGGTTGATTTAGGCGAACCGATTACACTGCTTCGTACACATCGCGAAAGTGCGATTATCTGTGCAGCGCTGGACGATTTTACAGCGGTCCTGGTGGATTTGGATACGCGTGTCGTTGTGCGTCGGTTTGAAGGGCATAGTGGTACAATAATAGACGCCTGCTTTTCACCCGACAGCCGTTGGTTGGTAACGACGGCGCAGGACTGCACCGTGAAAATATGGGATATCCCATCTTCCTATCTGATCGATCATTTTCGTGTGTCGCACATGTGCACATCGCTTGCGATGTCGCCGACAGGCGATTTTTTAGCAACTACTCACGTTGACTATCGTGGCATAAACCTTTGGGCGAACAAGAGCCTTTTTTCGCACGTTACTCTACGTGCGCTTCCAACGGATTCCGAGGCACCGCTACTTGATCTGCCAACTGCGGTCTGTGATGCGAGTCAATATTCCTTCGACGAGGCCAGTGGTAAAATGCAGGTCGATGAACTAGAGGATGCTTTCGAAGCAATCAATCTGGAGTACACTTCACCACCGCAGCTCTCGAGTGAGCTGATAACGATGTCTACCGTAGCCGCTTCGAGGTGGCAAAATTTGCTCAATTTAGACATCATCAAAAAGCGCAACCGACCCCGGCAAGCTTTGAAGAAGCCGAAATCGGCTCCATTCTTCTTGCCGACCGTCGCTGGGCTCGATTTTGAATTCGATCTGCAGGCCAAATCGAACGGTGCAGGGGATTCGACTAATGCTGCTAATGCAGCGACATCGCGCATTATCGAAACGAAGAACGTAGATCATTTAACTCCATTTGGAAAGCTTCTGAACGCTGCGAACAACACCGGGGAATATGGAACGGCAGTTGACTATCTCATGAAGCTCGGCCCAACAATGATTGACTACGAAGTGCGGAACCTCACGCCGTTTAACAGCGGCACTGGGAGCCTTTCAGTGATGGGTGCATTCATGCACATGATCCTGCACATGTTTGAGGCGAAGACAGAGTTTGAACTGGCTCAAAGCTATCttagtttatttttgaaactGCATGGCCGTACAATAGTAGAAAATGAACAGCTTCGCGTACTATTGCCTAAGGTTTGTAAAGCTCAAATGTCCAGCTGGTCAGTACTGGAGAATAAATTGCTGTACGGATTGGGTGTCGTTAGTAACTTAAGAAACTACAGCACATAA
- the LOC128730393 gene encoding nucleoporin Ndc1, whose translation MDAIGSKDLAFRKICTERFISSIGYSLLQQYLLVTFFLLVVNFSILHPINWIVGTIRLLMSFYPWMVSIPLALAVSFHGIVLAKTCLLETRYHSTYFLQWYRNITQRSILLVTNCTVGFLMVWMYTRFLRDEHRLLFLSNSEHVDIAVLNERFIYLIMSGVFGGCYFFVRGHSNLGAVDFPIMLLPKGTQYWNKLISTFTESMRKTIVALLIYTSCYYTFSMLFRSKIASLAGGVQLQDVSVVYSFCSILMDVRLMIYTWLFLVLILSNMNLMNALFRIFLNEPQMFSIETSIFHSNVEPMLADALGYKQIPIIQQLAAEDLFTVSDTLCSGRRKELFALTVPGGHPNNWRKVYDVCKQLIQDFTHELDQSISSIEPKPAPPMMLMGGVLRPTSSMDRERFLMKQYNENFGIRSLSTPSVVASNGSGEYSSKPTSDEKSDSRLYSLVVASLKRIPGFDYFFVESKSAKSYYLLSVQAQLIMKVSQSLVAIASRSLDEDSYGVMQNDLPCLIHTLLELKKVIDKIGSIDLDVRKVDRNYIALKGTIKRSLYRITTAFGPYIKHLVIDPEDMKALQSFISFREV comes from the coding sequence ATGGACGCAATCGGATCGAAGGATTTGGCGTTTCGAAAAATCTGCACAGAGCGTTTCATTTCGTCGATAGGCTACAGCTTGTTGCAACAGTATTTACTTGTGACATTTTTTCTGCTGGTAGTGAACTTCAGCATTCTTCATCCTATTAACTGGATCGTTGGAACAATACGTCTGCTTATGTCGTTTTATCCTTGGATGGTGTCGATCCCATTAGCGTTGGCTGTATCGTTTCATGGAATAGTGTTGGCCAAAACGTGTTTACTAGAAACTCGATACCATTCTACATATTTCCTGCAATGGTACCGCAATATTACTCAGCGCTCAATATTGTTGGTTACCAACTGTACAGTTGGCTTCTTGATGGTGTGGATGTATACACGATTTCTACGGGACGAGCATCGGTTGCTATTTTTGTCAAATAGTGAACATGTTGATATTGCGGTTCTAAACGAGCGGTTCATTTACCTTATCATGAGCGGAGTGTTTGgtggatgttattttttcgtcAGAGGACATTCGAACCTCGGggcggttgattttccaatCATGCTTCTACCGAAGGGGACTCAATATTGGAACAAGCTAATAAGCACATTCACAGAGTCGATGAGAAAGACTATTGTGGCACTGTTGATATATACGAGTTGTTACTACACATTTTCTATGCTTTTTCGTTCGAAGATAGCGTCACTTGCTGGTGGAGTTCAGCTACAGGATGTTTCTGTCGTCTACAGCTTCTGTAGCATATTGATGGATGTTCGTCTGATGATTTACACGTGGCTGTTTCTAGTGTTGATTCTTAGTAACATGAATCTAATGAATGCTTTGTTCCGTATTTTTCTCAACGAGCCACAAATGTTCAGTATCGAAACAAGCATATTCCATTCTAATGTGGAACCTATGCTAGCAGACGCATTGGGTTATAAACAAATTCCTATCATACAGCAACTCGCGGCCGAAGATTTGTTCACCGTTTCGGATACGCTGTGTTCCGGTCGGCGAAAAGAATTGTTCGCTTTAACTGTTCCTGGAGGACATCCTAACAACTGGCGAAAAGTGTACGACGTATGCAAGCAGTTAATTCAAGATTTTACGCATGAGCTGGACCAGTCGATTAGCAGCATTGAACCTAAGCCCGCGCCACCGATGATGTTGATGGGAGGGGTGCTTCGTCCAACATCCTCAATGGATAGAGAGCGTTTCCTTATGAAACAGTACAATGAAAACTTTGGTATAAGAAGTTTATCAACCCCATCGGTAGTAGCATCGAACGGAAGCGGAGAATATTCTTCTAAACCCACATCGGATGAAAAATCAGACAGCAGATTATACTCACTAGTTGTAGCTAGTTTGAAACGCATACCAGGGTTCGACTACTTTTTTGTAGAATCGAAATCAGCTAAAAGCTATTATTTGCTCTCTGTACAGGCACAGTTGATAATGAAGGTATCTCAAAGCTTGGTTGCAATTGCCAGTCGTTCCCTGGATGAGGATTCGTATGGAGTTATGCAGAATGATCTACCGTGCTTGATTCACACGTTGCtagaattaaaaaaagtaATTGATAAAATAGGATCGATTGATCTGGACGTGAGAAAAGTAGACCGAAATTATATCGCATTAAAAGGAACCATTAAGAGAAGCCTCTACAGAATTACCACGGCATTTGGACCGTACATAAAACATCTTGTAATCGATCCAGAAGACATGAAGGCATTACAAAGCTTTATCAGCTTTCGCGAAGTGTAA